One window from the genome of Methylophaga thalassica encodes:
- a CDS encoding HAD-IIA family hydrolase yields the protein MNTESAVYLDNVAGLIIDMDGVLWHGNKAMPGLGDFFQLLRKKKLPFVLATNNASLTQQQYIEKLSSMNIEVEAKEILTSSMATVSYLCEHLPADKKRVFVIGEDGLKQPLLENDFVLTDLYEVDQPEKGITGRTADIVVSGLDRTLTWDKLATATLNINAGAAFYATNSDSTLPTELGEVMGNGGVLAALESVTGVKPISIGKPEPILYEQALKILGTTKDTTIAIGDRLNTDILGAVNAGIRSVLVLTGVSSAEDVKQVDYEPTWILDDLAALTKALEN from the coding sequence TTGAATACAGAATCTGCGGTCTATTTAGATAACGTGGCTGGTCTAATTATCGATATGGATGGGGTGCTATGGCATGGTAATAAAGCGATGCCCGGATTAGGGGACTTTTTTCAGTTACTGAGGAAAAAGAAGCTACCTTTTGTATTAGCGACGAACAATGCCAGTTTGACTCAGCAGCAATATATCGAAAAATTATCCTCAATGAATATTGAGGTCGAGGCTAAGGAAATTCTGACTTCCAGTATGGCCACGGTAAGTTATTTATGCGAACACTTACCCGCTGATAAAAAACGTGTATTTGTTATTGGTGAAGACGGGTTAAAACAACCCTTATTGGAAAATGATTTTGTACTGACCGATTTGTATGAAGTAGACCAGCCTGAAAAAGGAATCACGGGTCGAACAGCGGATATTGTTGTATCCGGACTTGATCGCACATTAACGTGGGATAAGTTGGCAACAGCGACATTAAATATTAATGCAGGCGCTGCTTTTTATGCGACAAATTCGGACTCCACTTTGCCTACCGAGCTTGGTGAAGTGATGGGTAATGGTGGCGTGTTAGCAGCGCTGGAGTCAGTCACCGGCGTGAAACCGATATCTATTGGTAAGCCTGAACCTATCTTGTATGAACAGGCATTAAAAATTTTAGGCACGACAAAAGACACCACCATTGCCATTGGTGACCGTCTTAATACCGATATTCTGGGAGCCGTTAATGCGGGAATCCGTAGCGTGCTGGTTTTAACCGGCGTGTCTTCGGCTGAGGATGTTAAGCAGGTTGATTATGAGCCAACATGGATTTTGGATGATTTGGCAGCATTAACAAAAGCCCTGGAAAATTAA
- the hxlA gene encoding 3-hexulose-6-phosphate synthase: MAKALIQMALDSLDFDQTIALAEQVAPYVDILEIGTPCIKYNGLELVTALKSKFPNNLILVDLKTMDAGEYEATPFYEAGADICTVLGVSDKATMGGVIKAANANNAEAQIDLISVKDKKAVATEAARNGAQIIGVHTGLDAQAAGQTPFADLKDIASLNLGVRISVAGGLNKNTIQDTVRAGATIVVVGAAIYGADSPAEAAKELRALVDAA; the protein is encoded by the coding sequence ATGGCAAAAGCACTTATTCAAATGGCACTGGATTCTCTGGATTTCGATCAAACAATCGCGCTTGCAGAGCAAGTTGCTCCTTACGTCGATATCTTAGAAATTGGTACACCATGCATCAAGTACAACGGTCTTGAACTGGTTACTGCACTGAAAAGCAAATTCCCTAACAACCTGATCCTGGTTGACCTGAAAACAATGGACGCTGGTGAATACGAAGCAACTCCATTCTACGAAGCAGGTGCTGACATCTGTACAGTATTAGGTGTTTCTGACAAAGCGACAATGGGCGGCGTAATCAAAGCAGCTAACGCTAACAACGCTGAAGCTCAAATCGACTTAATCAGTGTTAAAGACAAAAAAGCAGTTGCAACTGAAGCAGCTCGTAACGGTGCTCAAATCATCGGTGTTCACACTGGTCTTGACGCTCAAGCAGCAGGTCAAACACCATTCGCTGATCTGAAAGACATCGCTAGCTTAAACTTAGGTGTTCGCATTTCAGTTGCTGGTGGTTTGAACAAAAACACTATTCAAGACACTGTTCGCGCTGGCGCGACAATTGTTGTTGTTGGTGCAGCAATCTACGGTGCGGATTCTCCAGCTGAAGCAGCTAAAGAATTACGTGCTTTAGTTGACGCAGCATAA
- the dhaL gene encoding dihydroxyacetone kinase subunit DhaL — protein MTDTSFLPPLIAAIQSEIINNEAEISALDRAIGDGDHVTNLLRGLEAVAKLNDELVQLDWSAALMKIGMTLMSTMGGASGSLLGSMFVSMGKAAKEQELDLNGMTTIYSAGVESIKARGKADIGEKTMLDTLIPVMQSLQSDAEQNADKTTVLSNIKTAAIQGMQSTKDMLATKGRASFLGERARGHIDAGARTSQLILCVIADELSKI, from the coding sequence ATGACTGATACAAGCTTTCTCCCACCGCTCATCGCAGCGATTCAATCTGAAATTATTAACAATGAAGCAGAAATCTCCGCACTGGATCGTGCAATAGGTGATGGTGACCATGTCACCAATCTGTTACGTGGACTTGAAGCTGTTGCTAAACTGAATGATGAACTGGTTCAGCTTGATTGGTCAGCCGCCTTGATGAAAATTGGCATGACACTCATGTCCACCATGGGCGGAGCCTCAGGTTCTTTACTCGGCTCAATGTTTGTCAGTATGGGAAAAGCGGCCAAAGAGCAGGAACTGGACCTAAATGGAATGACAACTATTTATTCGGCGGGTGTTGAATCCATAAAAGCCCGAGGCAAGGCCGATATCGGTGAAAAAACCATGCTGGATACCCTGATTCCAGTCATGCAATCATTGCAAAGTGATGCCGAACAAAATGCAGATAAAACGACTGTTTTAAGCAATATTAAAACAGCCGCTATACAAGGCATGCAATCGACCAAAGATATGCTGGCAACCAAAGGAAGAGCATCATTTTTGGGTGAGCGTGCCCGCGGCCACATAGACGCAGGCGCTCGTACCTCTCAGTTAATTCTCTGTGTTATTGCTGACGAACTCAGCAAAATTTAA
- the glnT gene encoding type III glutamate--ammonia ligase: MINIKTDDEIKKIQEELKSKGVKYCMGTYVDIHGVPKGKVVPLSHLHHMAHGSELYTGYAVDGLGQQPNDDEIASVPDLDHIIQMPWQPEIAWMPADNTLYKKPYMLSTRVLLKSVLEQAKELGYGMNLGIEAEVYLVKKNADGTLSVPDPDDKLKKPCYDTRAFLSNFSWLDKMATSIDDLGWGLYSFDHEDANAQFEFDFNYADAVTSCDRFTFLKMMAKEYAKQEDLLATFMPKPFSNKTGTGAHFNMSLYDLETGANLFQCKPEEDEHGLGLTKLGYQFIAGVLKHGPALCAVFAPTVNSYKRLVRQGDMPYFTWAPVFNSFGSNNRTNSVRVPMGGGRCESRNADGAVNPYLAAALVLAAGLEGIKEGLDPGKPQERNLYELTEAEREELGIQFLPRTLDEAIQAFAADPFVEEVLGSELRNEFIRYKQAEWNEYHTVVSAWEVERYSHLF, translated from the coding sequence ATGATTAACATCAAAACTGATGATGAAATCAAAAAAATACAAGAAGAGTTAAAAAGCAAAGGCGTGAAATACTGCATGGGCACCTATGTGGATATCCACGGTGTTCCTAAAGGTAAAGTCGTGCCGCTCTCTCATTTACATCATATGGCGCATGGCTCAGAACTCTACACTGGTTATGCCGTGGATGGCTTGGGCCAACAACCTAATGACGATGAAATCGCTTCTGTGCCGGATCTTGATCACATCATTCAAATGCCATGGCAGCCTGAAATAGCCTGGATGCCAGCCGATAATACGCTTTACAAAAAGCCGTATATGCTGAGTACTCGTGTGTTACTTAAGTCGGTACTCGAGCAAGCAAAAGAGCTGGGTTATGGCATGAATCTGGGTATTGAAGCAGAAGTTTATCTGGTGAAGAAAAATGCCGACGGGACTTTATCCGTTCCCGATCCTGATGACAAATTGAAAAAGCCATGTTACGACACTCGTGCTTTTTTAAGTAATTTCAGTTGGTTAGATAAAATGGCCACCAGCATTGACGATCTCGGTTGGGGACTTTATTCCTTCGATCATGAAGATGCCAACGCTCAGTTCGAGTTCGATTTTAACTATGCTGATGCCGTTACCAGTTGCGACCGCTTTACTTTCTTGAAGATGATGGCAAAAGAATATGCCAAACAGGAAGATCTGTTAGCCACATTCATGCCTAAACCTTTCTCGAACAAAACAGGCACGGGCGCCCACTTCAATATGTCGCTTTATGATCTGGAAACAGGAGCCAATCTGTTCCAGTGCAAACCTGAAGAAGATGAGCATGGCTTGGGCTTAACCAAATTAGGTTATCAATTCATCGCCGGTGTTTTAAAACATGGTCCTGCTTTGTGTGCAGTGTTTGCCCCCACAGTGAATTCATACAAACGTTTGGTTCGCCAAGGTGATATGCCTTACTTCACTTGGGCACCGGTCTTTAACTCATTTGGTTCAAATAACCGCACTAATTCGGTTCGCGTTCCTATGGGTGGTGGCCGTTGTGAATCTCGTAATGCGGATGGCGCTGTCAATCCATACCTTGCAGCTGCCTTAGTTTTAGCTGCTGGCCTGGAAGGCATTAAAGAAGGGCTTGATCCCGGCAAACCTCAGGAACGTAATCTGTATGAATTAACCGAAGCGGAGCGTGAAGAATTAGGTATTCAGTTCTTACCAAGAACGCTTGATGAAGCGATTCAGGCATTCGCTGCCGATCCCTTTGTAGAAGAAGTATTGGGTAGTGAGTTGAGAAACGAGTTTATTCGCTATAAACAAGCCGAGTGGAATGAATATCACACGGTGGTTAGCGCATGGGAAGTTGAACGCTACAGTCATTTATTTTAG
- a CDS encoding creatininase family protein yields MYELAQMTWEEVAEAVKSGVDTALLPVGATEQHGPHMGCGMDSAIADTLCKEVAKQTPIILLPTQPYGCSIGHSKRWPGTMALNPKTLIDVISDIGDWVASSGIKRLLLINGHVTNAAPLRCALEMLRARHDDLMIGLVHTAQISERVRKAHHDDAEDWHANQAETALMMALHPELVREDKLLDADDPDRTDGCVFSHPVNRTSLNGVTGKPSTATKADGEALFSWMCEDLSQLVMRAIKEQPPLDQSYHQSLL; encoded by the coding sequence ATGTATGAATTAGCACAAATGACCTGGGAAGAAGTCGCAGAAGCTGTCAAAAGTGGCGTGGATACGGCTTTACTTCCAGTTGGCGCAACTGAACAGCATGGACCACATATGGGTTGCGGTATGGACTCAGCCATTGCTGACACCTTGTGTAAAGAAGTAGCAAAACAGACGCCTATCATTTTACTACCGACACAACCCTATGGTTGCTCAATCGGCCACTCAAAACGCTGGCCCGGCACCATGGCGCTTAATCCTAAAACACTGATTGATGTTATTTCAGATATCGGTGATTGGGTGGCGTCTTCAGGTATTAAACGGTTGTTACTTATCAATGGCCATGTGACAAATGCTGCACCGCTTCGCTGTGCGCTGGAAATGCTCAGAGCACGTCATGACGACTTAATGATCGGCCTTGTGCATACCGCTCAAATTTCAGAACGGGTACGTAAAGCCCATCATGACGATGCGGAAGACTGGCATGCCAATCAGGCTGAAACAGCCTTGATGATGGCTTTACATCCCGAGTTAGTGCGTGAGGATAAATTACTCGACGCTGACGATCCGGACCGAACCGATGGCTGCGTGTTCAGCCACCCTGTCAATCGCACCAGTTTAAATGGTGTGACAGGCAAACCATCCACAGCAACTAAAGCGGATGGTGAAGCACTTTTTTCATGGATGTGTGAAGACTTATCTCAACTGGTGATGAGAGCAATTAAGGAACAACCGCCGCTTGATCAAAGCTACCACCAGTCTCTCTTATAA
- a CDS encoding ABC transporter substrate-binding protein — MKKRLFLSLFAGFLLAGNANAEPLKIGYSDWPGWVAWEIAIEKHMFEKVGVDVQFEWFDYVASMDAFAAGQLDAVTMTNGDALVTGATGAQNVMILINDYSNGNDMIVGAPGINSITDLKGKKVGVELGFVDHLLLLNGLEKAGMTESDVELVNVPTNETPQVLASGQVDAIGAWQPNSGQALQLVPGSKPIYTSADEPGLIYDVLAVSPSSLAAHKDEWKKVIEAWYMAVDYLNDPKTRDDAISIMAARVGVEPEVYKAFIDGTKILTKEEAQAFMKKADGFGSLYGSTEIADKFNVDNKVYADKQTVENYIDPSLLLGE; from the coding sequence ATGAAAAAAAGACTATTTCTCTCTCTTTTTGCAGGTTTCTTACTCGCAGGAAATGCTAACGCTGAACCATTGAAAATTGGCTACAGTGACTGGCCAGGCTGGGTTGCTTGGGAAATTGCTATTGAAAAGCACATGTTCGAAAAAGTCGGCGTGGATGTGCAATTTGAATGGTTTGATTATGTGGCCAGTATGGATGCTTTTGCTGCAGGTCAGTTAGATGCGGTCACCATGACCAATGGTGATGCTCTGGTAACAGGCGCAACTGGTGCACAGAATGTGATGATTTTGATTAATGATTACAGCAATGGCAACGATATGATTGTTGGCGCACCTGGCATTAATTCCATCACCGATCTGAAAGGTAAAAAAGTCGGTGTTGAACTGGGCTTTGTTGATCATTTATTGCTTTTAAATGGCTTGGAAAAAGCCGGTATGACAGAAAGTGATGTTGAGTTAGTCAATGTCCCGACCAATGAAACACCACAAGTATTGGCATCAGGCCAAGTTGATGCCATCGGTGCTTGGCAACCAAACTCCGGACAGGCTTTGCAACTGGTTCCAGGCTCTAAACCTATCTACACCAGTGCTGATGAACCAGGCCTGATCTATGATGTGCTCGCGGTATCACCATCAAGCTTAGCGGCTCACAAAGATGAATGGAAAAAAGTCATTGAAGCCTGGTATATGGCCGTTGATTACTTAAATGACCCTAAAACACGTGATGATGCCATCAGCATCATGGCTGCGCGAGTTGGTGTCGAACCTGAGGTTTATAAAGCCTTTATCGATGGCACAAAGATTTTGACCAAAGAAGAAGCACAGGCCTTTATGAAAAAAGCGGATGGTTTCGGTTCTTTGTATGGTTCAACTGAAATTGCGGACAAGTTTAATGTCGACAATAAAGTTTATGCAGATAAGCAGACTGTCGAAAATTATATTGATCCCTCCCTTTTACTAGGCGAGTAA
- the hxlA gene encoding 3-hexulose-6-phosphate synthase: MAEIQMALDSLDFDATMALAEQVAPYVDILEIGTPCIKYNGLKLVKALKAAHPDKKILVDLKTMDAGEYEATPFFEAGGDITTVLGASDMATMKGVIKAANANNAEAQIDLIGVEDKAAVAKEAAANGAHIIGVHTGLDAQAAGQTPFEDLKTIAGLGLNVKVSVAGGINKDTIQSTVQAGADIVVVGAAIYGAPSPAESAKELRALVDAA, translated from the coding sequence ATGGCTGAAATCCAAATGGCTCTTGACTCATTGGACTTTGACGCAACAATGGCTCTGGCTGAACAAGTAGCGCCATATGTCGATATCCTTGAAATCGGTACACCTTGTATTAAATACAACGGTTTGAAACTGGTTAAAGCATTGAAAGCAGCTCACCCAGACAAAAAAATTCTGGTTGACCTGAAAACAATGGACGCTGGTGAATACGAAGCAACTCCTTTCTTTGAAGCTGGTGGTGACATCACTACAGTTTTAGGTGCTTCTGACATGGCTACAATGAAAGGCGTTATCAAAGCAGCTAACGCTAACAACGCTGAAGCTCAAATCGATTTAATCGGTGTTGAAGATAAAGCTGCTGTAGCTAAAGAAGCTGCTGCTAACGGTGCACACATCATCGGTGTTCACACTGGTCTTGACGCACAAGCTGCAGGTCAAACACCTTTTGAAGATCTGAAAACTATCGCTGGTTTAGGTCTGAACGTTAAAGTTTCTGTTGCTGGTGGTATCAACAAAGATACAATCCAAAGCACAGTTCAAGCTGGTGCTGACATCGTTGTTGTTGGTGCGGCTATCTACGGCGCTCCATCTCCAGCTGAATCTGCAAAAGAACTGCGTGCATTAGTTGACGCAGCATAA
- a CDS encoding ABC transporter ATP-binding protein, with translation MSESNLPDYRIQSEAVRDRFARIKKRPVTMEVAGLSKTFQSRHGTVTALKDINLTIHKREFVCVIGPSGCGKSTLIRILAGLEQATEGEVRLDGKVVDKPGPERGMVFQGYTLFPWLTVKKNIMFGLIESGYDKGTAEAEARQWIELIGLSRFENSYPHQLSGGMKQRVAIARALANKPKVLLMDEPFGALDAQTRSKMQAYLMEIWKNIDVTVFFITHDLDEAIYLADRILVLKANPGEVQEVIEVAVPQPRHPEQFLSPEFIATKKRLEELIHPPKQDDDDDHLNLVRMVPVNDEVGSVF, from the coding sequence ATGAGTGAATCAAACTTACCCGATTATCGCATTCAGTCAGAGGCTGTCCGGGATCGTTTCGCCCGCATCAAAAAGCGTCCGGTGACGATGGAAGTTGCTGGATTAAGCAAAACATTCCAAAGCCGACATGGCACTGTTACTGCCCTGAAAGACATTAACCTGACTATCCATAAACGTGAATTCGTCTGCGTCATAGGACCATCAGGCTGTGGTAAATCGACTTTAATTCGAATTCTGGCGGGCCTTGAACAAGCCACCGAAGGCGAAGTAAGACTGGATGGAAAAGTGGTTGATAAACCGGGGCCAGAGCGAGGCATGGTATTCCAGGGTTACACTTTATTCCCATGGCTAACCGTCAAGAAAAACATCATGTTTGGTCTGATTGAGTCTGGCTATGACAAAGGCACGGCAGAAGCGGAAGCCAGACAGTGGATCGAGTTAATTGGCTTGTCACGCTTTGAAAACAGTTATCCACATCAACTCTCTGGCGGTATGAAACAACGGGTGGCCATTGCCAGAGCATTAGCCAATAAACCCAAAGTGCTGTTGATGGATGAGCCCTTTGGTGCACTTGATGCACAAACACGCAGCAAAATGCAGGCTTACCTGATGGAGATATGGAAAAACATCGATGTCACGGTGTTTTTTATCACCCATGATTTAGATGAAGCCATTTACTTGGCTGATCGCATTCTGGTGCTGAAAGCGAATCCAGGCGAAGTACAAGAAGTCATTGAAGTCGCCGTTCCACAACCGAGGCATCCGGAACAATTTTTATCCCCTGAATTTATCGCTACCAAAAAACGCCTGGAAGAACTGATTCATCCTCCCAAACAGGATGATGATGACGATCATCTGAATCTTGTGCGAATGGTGCCGGTAAATGATGAAGTTGGGAGTGTTTTCTAA
- a CDS encoding ABC transporter permease: MSLFSVNKPLEPRSRQLVTISSFVLPILLWCLVSYVPFIWHPEVEITSPGSVNYFREGMLVDKPVFNTESDKASAAGKAVPEGIPANPIYLPAPHEVLTAFYTSFTTEPKRSSELWLHESLWSSIQVIFYGFLLSSIIGIPLGVLAGTYDFFSRLFEPFIEFFRYLPAPAFGALAVAVLGIYQAPKIAIIFIGTFFQQVLIVANTTRKLDPALLEAGQTLGANNRSMLFRIVLPGILPDLYRDTRILLGWAWTYLIVAELIGTSSGITWFITQQARYKNFDNVFAAIMMIGILGLTIDLLLAWFGRRLFPWQKAN, translated from the coding sequence ATGTCACTCTTTTCAGTTAATAAACCGCTTGAACCGCGTAGTCGACAATTAGTGACTATCAGCAGTTTTGTATTACCAATTCTTCTCTGGTGTCTGGTCAGTTATGTACCGTTCATCTGGCATCCGGAAGTAGAAATCACTTCGCCCGGCTCTGTGAACTACTTTCGTGAAGGTATGTTGGTCGATAAACCGGTTTTTAATACAGAAAGCGACAAAGCTTCTGCAGCAGGTAAAGCTGTGCCTGAAGGCATACCTGCTAACCCGATTTATTTACCTGCACCTCATGAGGTATTAACCGCTTTCTATACGTCATTTACCACCGAACCTAAACGTAGCAGTGAGCTTTGGTTACATGAAAGTCTTTGGAGCAGTATTCAGGTTATTTTTTATGGCTTCCTTTTATCATCGATCATTGGCATTCCGCTAGGCGTATTGGCTGGTACCTATGACTTCTTCTCTCGCTTATTCGAGCCTTTTATTGAATTCTTTCGCTACCTTCCAGCACCAGCATTTGGTGCGTTGGCAGTCGCTGTTCTTGGCATATACCAGGCCCCAAAAATTGCCATCATTTTTATCGGTACATTTTTCCAGCAGGTACTGATTGTAGCTAATACAACCCGAAAGCTGGACCCCGCCTTATTGGAAGCCGGGCAAACACTGGGAGCTAATAATCGCTCCATGCTATTTCGTATCGTTCTACCAGGGATTTTGCCGGATCTATACCGCGATACCCGCATTCTGCTTGGCTGGGCATGGACCTACCTGATTGTTGCCGAATTGATTGGTACCAGCTCAGGCATCACTTGGTTTATCACCCAACAGGCACGTTACAAAAACTTCGACAATGTCTTCGCCGCCATCATGATGATCGGCATCTTAGGCCTGACCATTGATTTATTGCTTGCCTGGTTTGGACGTCGTCTTTTTCCTTGGCAAAAAGCGAATTAG
- the nikR gene encoding nickel-responsive transcriptional regulator NikR gives MSKEKVSRISISLPESLLEGLDEMVSKRGFESRSQAICDMINLQINEHRAQQGDTVMTGTVNLVYNHSVPGLQKRLHDLQYEYIDEVISNLNVNLTHTNTLSVILVQGPANRLNMIADKMITLRGVVYGRLLLNADIIPPIHPLPPKQT, from the coding sequence ATGAGCAAAGAAAAAGTCAGCCGTATCAGCATATCCTTACCAGAAAGTCTGTTAGAAGGTTTGGATGAGATGGTCAGCAAGCGTGGTTTTGAAAGTCGCTCTCAAGCCATTTGTGACATGATCAATTTACAAATTAATGAGCACCGTGCTCAACAAGGCGATACCGTGATGACGGGTACGGTTAATCTGGTTTATAACCATTCAGTCCCAGGTTTGCAAAAGCGCCTTCATGATCTCCAATACGAATATATTGATGAAGTGATTAGCAACCTCAATGTCAATTTAACCCATACCAACACACTGTCGGTCATTCTGGTACAAGGTCCAGCTAATCGCCTGAACATGATCGCTGACAAAATGATTACGCTACGTGGTGTTGTCTACGGCCGACTATTATTGAACGCCGATATTATTCCCCCGATCCACCCTCTACCGCCCAAACAAACTTAA
- the dhaK gene encoding dihydroxyacetone kinase subunit DhaK, with protein MKKLINGVESVLEESLNGFARAHSNIIQLNHQPHYVTRKNKPENKVALISGGGAGHEPLHTGLVGKGMLDAACPGQVFTSPTPDQMLMAAQEVENGAGVLFIVKNYAGDVMNFEIAAEMLDCPHETVLVNDDVSLPKNHSTGRRGVAGTLIVEKIVGAAAEAGADLAACKQLGDKVVNSTASMGVALTSCTVPALGQPTFDISDNEVEMGVGIHGERGREVMSLTTADDLVQILAKAIDEELKPTKDQRVLLHINGFGATPLMELYLVYDLAAQFFEERGIKIVRSLVGNYTTSLDMAGCSITLTLMDDEMLQYWDAPVHTAALRWGI; from the coding sequence ATGAAAAAATTGATTAATGGTGTGGAAAGTGTTCTTGAAGAAAGTTTGAATGGTTTTGCCAGAGCGCATAGCAATATTATTCAACTCAATCATCAGCCCCATTATGTCACTCGAAAAAATAAGCCTGAAAACAAAGTGGCTTTAATCTCTGGCGGTGGCGCTGGCCATGAACCATTGCATACTGGGTTGGTAGGAAAAGGCATGTTAGATGCCGCTTGTCCTGGGCAAGTATTTACCTCTCCAACACCCGACCAAATGCTGATGGCGGCACAAGAAGTGGAAAATGGCGCGGGTGTTTTATTTATCGTTAAAAATTATGCTGGCGATGTGATGAACTTTGAGATTGCCGCTGAAATGTTGGATTGTCCACACGAAACGGTTCTGGTGAATGATGATGTGTCTTTACCTAAGAATCATAGTACTGGACGCCGAGGTGTGGCTGGCACGTTGATTGTTGAAAAAATCGTGGGTGCTGCAGCAGAAGCCGGCGCAGATTTAGCTGCCTGTAAACAGCTTGGTGACAAAGTCGTCAATTCAACTGCCTCAATGGGAGTGGCTTTGACCAGTTGTACCGTGCCAGCGTTAGGACAGCCTACATTTGATATCTCGGATAATGAAGTCGAAATGGGCGTTGGCATCCATGGAGAACGAGGTAGAGAAGTCATGAGCCTGACTACAGCTGATGATCTTGTTCAGATACTCGCTAAAGCGATTGATGAGGAGTTAAAACCAACAAAAGATCAACGCGTTTTACTGCATATCAATGGTTTTGGTGCGACACCATTAATGGAGCTTTATCTGGTTTATGATTTGGCGGCACAGTTTTTTGAAGAGCGTGGTATAAAAATTGTTCGATCACTGGTGGGAAATTACACTACATCACTGGATATGGCGGGTTGTTCAATTACCTTAACGCTGATGGATGACGAAATGCTGCAATATTGGGATGCGCCTGTTCATACTGCAGCATTGCGTTGGGGTATTTAA
- a CDS encoding transaldolase, translating to MATLLDQLKEMTVVVADTGDIQAIEKFTPRDATTNPSLITAAAQMPQYQGIVDDTLKAARETLGADAPASEVVSLAFDRLAVSFGLKILDIVPGRVSTEVDARLSFDTEATIAKGRDLIAQYEAAGVSRERILIKIAATWEGVMAAKVLEEEGIHTNLTLVFGLHQAVACGENGIQLISPFVGRILDWYKKDTGRDSYEPAEDPGVVSVTHIYNYFKKFGLETEVMGASFRNVGEITELAGVDLLTISPALLDELHSTEGDLPRKLNVEDAKASDVERIDMTEETFKAMHAADRMATEKLQEGIDGFAKALETLEELLANRLAELES from the coding sequence ATGGCTACTTTACTTGATCAGCTTAAGGAAATGACCGTTGTTGTCGCCGATACTGGTGATATTCAAGCTATCGAAAAATTTACACCTCGTGATGCTACAACTAACCCTTCACTGATTACTGCTGCAGCTCAAATGCCACAATACCAAGGTATTGTTGATGACACATTGAAAGCAGCTCGTGAAACATTAGGTGCTGACGCGCCTGCATCAGAAGTGGTTTCACTCGCATTTGATCGTTTAGCAGTTTCATTTGGTCTGAAAATTCTGGATATCGTTCCAGGTCGTGTATCTACAGAAGTTGATGCTCGTCTGTCTTTTGACACCGAAGCGACCATTGCTAAAGGCCGTGACCTGATTGCTCAATACGAAGCAGCTGGTGTTTCACGTGAGCGTATCCTGATCAAAATCGCAGCAACCTGGGAAGGTGTTATGGCTGCTAAAGTACTGGAAGAGGAAGGTATTCACACTAACCTGACTCTGGTATTTGGTCTGCACCAAGCTGTTGCTTGTGGTGAAAATGGTATCCAACTGATTTCACCTTTCGTAGGTCGTATTCTTGACTGGTACAAAAAAGACACTGGTCGTGATTCTTATGAACCTGCAGAAGATCCAGGTGTTGTTTCTGTTACTCACATCTACAACTACTTCAAGAAATTTGGTTTAGAAACTGAAGTAATGGGTGCGAGCTTCCGTAACGTTGGTGAAATCACTGAATTAGCAGGTGTTGATCTTCTGACTATTTCTCCTGCTTTACTGGACGAATTACACTCAACTGAAGGTGACTTACCACGTAAGTTAAATGTTGAAGATGCCAAAGCATCAGATGTTGAACGCATCGATATGACTGAAGAAACATTCAAAGCTATGCACGCAGCAGATCGCATGGCAACTGAAAAGTTACAAGAAGGTATTGATGGTTTTGCTAAAGCACTTGAAACTCTTGAAGAGTTGCTGGCTAACCGTCTTGCAGAACTGGAAAGCTAA